In the Festucalex cinctus isolate MCC-2025b chromosome 10, RoL_Fcin_1.0, whole genome shotgun sequence genome, one interval contains:
- the LOC144026748 gene encoding NAD-dependent protein deacylase sirtuin-5, mitochondrial-like, with translation MIVRQLTSRGLTNLHGRLRKRWDSQSMTRPSSDLAAFREIFSKASNVAILTGAGVSAESGVPTFRGAGGYWRKWQAQDLATPEAFSRNPSRVWEFYHYRREVMLTKNPNPAHLAIAECEERLARQGRGVTVITQNIDELHRRAGSKNILEIHGSLFRTRCMSCGHEAANYNSPICAALEGKGAPDPETHEAQIPVQDLPRCEQAGCSGLLRPAVVWFGEALDSDILIRAEKVLDNCDLCLVVGTSSVVYPAAMFAPQVAARGVPVAEFNMENTPATMRFKFHFHGPCGTTLPPALSPHANEKQ, from the exons ATGATTGTACGCCAGCTGACATCGAGAGGCCTGACAAACCTTCATGGTCGCCTGAGGAAACGTTGGGACAGCCAAAGTATGACCAGACCCAGTTCAG ACCTAGCAGCATTTCGGGAGATCTTCTCCAAGGCCTCCAATGTGGCCATTCTCACCGGAGCAGGGGTGAGTGCAGAGAGTGGAGTCCCCACCTTCAGAGGGGCGGGGGGCTACTGGAGGAAGTGGCAAGCTCAG GATCTTGCCACTCCTGAGGCTTTCTCCAGAAACCCGTCTCGTGTGTGGGAGTTCTACCATTACCGCCGTGAAGTCATGCTTACGAAAAATCCCAATCCTGCTCACCTGGCCATCGCCGAGTGTGAGGAGCGTCTGGCCAGGCAGGGCCGTGGCGTCACTGTCATCACTCAGAACATTGATGAACTTCACCGCCGTGCCGGATCCAAAAATATACTTGAGATTCATG GAAGTCTGTTTCGAACCCGTTGCATGAGTTGTGGTCACGAGGCGGCCAATTACAACAGCCCCATTTGTGCTGCTCTGGAGGGCAAAGG AGCTCCAGACCCAGAAACACATGAGGCTCAGATCCCTGTCCAGGACCTACCCAG gtgTGAGCAAGCAGGGTGTTCGGGTCTTCTGAGACCAGCTGTCGTTTGGTTTGGGGAGGCTCTTGATTCGGACATCCTGATTCGAGCAGAGAAAGTGCTCGACAACTGTGACCTCTGCTTAGTG GTTGGCACTTCGTCCGTGGTGTATCCAGCGGCCATGTTTGCGCCCCAAGTGGCCGCGAGAGGCGTGCCCGTGGCCGAGTTCAACATGGAAAACACGCCGGCCACGATGCGTTTCAA gtttcacTTTCATGGCCCTTGTGGGACGACCTTGCCCCCTGCATTAAGTCCCCatgcaaatgaaaaacaatga
- the phactr1 gene encoding LOW QUALITY PROTEIN: phosphatase and actin regulator 1 (The sequence of the model RefSeq protein was modified relative to this genomic sequence to represent the inferred CDS: inserted 2 bases in 1 codon), producing the protein MAASASAAPEQQEDRRPIRRVRSKSDTPYINEARISLHLETAEEVERLAAMRSDSLVPGTHTPPIRRRSKFATLGRLFKPWKWRKKKSEKFKQTSAVLERKMSTRQSREELIKKGVLKEVYEKDGSSASVREEDKLQNGRSPVLGCSLSQSEGTELMEGAAAAGGLLEFENPADCPSQQEHPQKLNQAPPTKKPSVYPGNDTESTLHKPPTLHKQPPALPPKPFARIANHSTGTFARVMFPIEAISDKFLXHQFPDGTPVKLPCMSVKLSPPLPPKKLMISVPAGSTEPLPPLLAFQKCSAPAGHAPAGGHLLQYATLPVALHPPSRIIEELNKTLALTMQRFESSVMRGVPAVMMECDDKENLPNETDYEDLPVMYGDDDDDEEDEEEEELEEEEEVDEEEEDEDEEDEALFTSTLALKVLRKDSLAIKISNRPSKRELEEKNILPLQSDQERLESRQQTATKLTRRLSQRPTAEELEQRNILKPRNDQEEQEEKREIKRHLSKKLSQRPTVEELREAKILIRFSDYVEVAEAQDYDRRADKPWTRLTAADKAAIRKELNEFKSTEMDVHESSRHLTRFHRP; encoded by the exons ATGGCGGCGTCGGCGTCGGCGGCTCCGGAGCAGCAGGAGGACCGCAGACCGATCCGGAGGGTTCGTTCCAAAAGTGACACGCCTTACATCAATGAAGCGAGGATCTCTTTGCACCTGGAGACAG CTGAAGAAGTAGAGCGGCTGGCAGCGATGCGCTCAGATTCACTCGTACCtggcacgcacacacccccaaTTAGGCGGCGGAGTAAATTTGCCACCCTGGGGCGCCTCTTTAAACCTTGGAAATGGAGAAAGAAGAAGAGTGAAAAGTTCAAGCAGACTTCTGCCG TGCTGGAGCGAAAAATGTCGACgagacagagcagagaggagctGATCAAGAAAGGCGTCCTGAAGGAAGTCTACGAGAAAG ACGGTTCATCGGCATCTGTACGGGAGGAGGACAAGCTGCAAAATGGCCGTTCACCGGTTCTCGGGTGCAGCTTGTCGCAGTCTGAAGGTACCGAGCTGATGGAAGGAGCGGCTGCAGCTGGAG GTTTACTCGAGTTTGAGAACCCCGCTGATTGTCCAAGTCAACAAGAGCACCCTCAAAAACTGAACCAggcccccccaacaaaaaagcCTTCTGTGTATCCAGGGAACGATACGGAATCAACTTTGCACAAACCCCCTACGTTACACAAGCAACCTCCTGCGCTACCACCCAAACCCTTCGCCAGGATAGCAAACCACAGTACAGGTACGTTCGCCCGTGTGATGTTCCCAATTGAAGCCATAAGCGACAAATTCCT TCATCAATTTCCAGATGGCACCCCGGTAAAGTTGCCGTGCATGTCGGTGAAGTTATCGCCTCCTCTACCTCCCAAGAAGCTCATGATCTCCGTACCCGCAGGGAGCACGGAACCCTTACCGCCTTTGCTGGCCTTCCAGAAGTGCTCCGCCCCCGCCGGCCATGCTCCCGCCGGCGGGCACCTGCTGCAGTACGCGACGCTTCCCGTTGCGCTTCATCCACCCAGCAGAATCATTGAGGAGCTCAACAAGACCCTGGCCCTTACCATGCAGAGGTTCGAGAG TTCCGTGATGCGCGGCGTTCCCGCGGTGATGATGGAATGTGACGACAAGGAAAATCTCCCCAATGAGACGGACTATGAAGATCTACCGGTCATGTATggggacgatgatgatgatgaagaagacgaggaggaggaggaattagaggaggaggaagaagtggatgaggaggaagaagatgaggatgaagaggacGAAGCGTTGTTTACAA GCACGCTAGCGCTGAAGGTGTTGCGAAAGGACTCGCTGGCCATTAAGATCAGTAACCGTCCATCCAAGAGGGAGCTGGAGGAGAAGAACATTCTGCCGCTGCAGTCCGACCAGGAGAGACTCGAGTCGCGACAGCAAACGGCGACCAAGCTCACCAG gcgGCTGAGCCAACGCCCAACCGCTGAAGAACTGGAACAGAGGAATATCCTGAAAC CTCGAAACGAtcaggaggagcaggaggagaagAGGGAGATCAAGAGACATTTATCCAAAAAA CTCAGCCAGAGGCCCACGGTGGAAGAGCTGAGAGAAGCCAAGATCCTCATTCGCTTCAGCGACTACGTGGAAGTTGCCGAGGCTCAGGACTACGACAGGAGAGCAGATAAGCCCTGGACCAGACTCACAGCCGCTGACAAG GCTGCCATAAGGAAAGAGCTGAATGAGTTCAAAAGCACAGAGATGGATGTGCACGAGTCCAGTCGTCACCTCACCAG GTTTCATCGGCCCTAA
- the tbc1d7 gene encoding TBC1 domain family member 7: protein MADDPQRNFRSAYYEKVGFRGVEEKKSLEILLKDNPLDLDKLSTFSQRFPLPSMYRVHVWKVLLGILPPHSDSHTLVGKYRKEQYQDILEALEVMRYIKSSTPSTHVYLRMFQLESHMLPRCSEISPPDKEHEDFLSISQAMAEIVEDPVDCYWLIKSFISQFHTKFGDSLPHLPKSLEHYLNQEEPGLLNHLKSSGALPHLPYNLWFRRCFAGCLPESSLQRVWDKVISGSCKILVFVALEILLSYKIMLLGVNRPESVVKFLCNIPQENTDAIVTKAIDLWHKYCGNPAHAM, encoded by the exons ATGGCCGACGACCCACAGAGAAACTTTCGCTCGGCTTATTATGAGAAAGTTGGCTTTAGAGGAGTGGAGGAGAAAAAGTCCCTCGAAATACTACTGAAGGATAACCCTCTTG ATCTTGACAAGCTGAGCACCTTCAGTCAACGGTTTCCCCTCCCGTCCATGTACAGGGTCCATGTGTGGAAAGTTTTGTTAG GCATCCTGCCGCCCCATAGCGACTCTCATACCCTGGTTGGAAAGTACAGAAAGGAGCAATACCAAGACATCCTGGAGGCTCTGGAAGTGATGAGATACATCAAGTCCTCGACACCGTCCACCCATGTGTACTTGCGCATGTTCCAGCTGGAGAGCCACATGCTCCCGCGTTGCTCGGAAATCTCACCGCCG GACAAAGAGCACGAGGACTTCCTGTCCATCAGCCAAGCGATGGCGGAGATCGTCGAGGATCCCGTCGACTGCTACTGGCTCATTAAAAGTTTCATCAGTCAGTTCCACACCAAGTTCGGAGACTCGCTTCCGCATCTT CCAAAGAGCCTGGAGCATTACCTGAATCAGGAGGAGCCGGGCCTCCTCAACCATTTGAAGAGCAGCGGCGCTTTGCCACATCTTCCGTACAACCTGTGGTTCAGGCGCTGCTTCGCTGGCTGCCTGCCCGAGTCCAGCTTGCAGAG AGTGTGGGACAAGGTGATCAGCGGCTCCTGCAAGATCTTGGTGTTTGTCGCCTTGGAGATCTTGCTCAGCTACAAGATTATGTTGCTGGGCGTCAACCGACCGGAGAGCGTCGTCAAGTTTCTCTGCAAC ATCCCGCAGGAGAACACGGACGCCATCGTCACCAAAGCGATTGATCTGTGGCACAAATATTGCGGCAACCCCGCGCacgccatgtaa